In the Kitasatospora terrestris genome, one interval contains:
- a CDS encoding MBL fold metallo-hydrolase — MFVAGFPAGAWGTNCYLVAPAAGEECVIVDPGHEAAGGVEELIREHRLKPVAVLLTHGHIDHIASVVPVCGAKDIPAWIHPEDRYMMADPARGLGRSLGQQIMGSITVGEPDDVRELKDGSVLELAGLELTVDHAPGHTKGSVTFRTPSQDDIPPVLFSGDLLFAGSIGRTDLPGGDSAAIMRSLARVCLPLDDATVVLSGHGSQTTIGRERASNPYLQQAAGAQSAPAFPRRGM; from the coding sequence GTGTTCGTCGCCGGATTCCCCGCCGGGGCCTGGGGCACCAACTGCTACCTGGTTGCGCCCGCCGCCGGCGAGGAGTGCGTGATCGTCGACCCGGGCCACGAGGCGGCCGGGGGCGTCGAGGAGCTGATCCGCGAGCACCGGCTGAAGCCGGTCGCGGTGCTGCTCACCCACGGCCACATCGACCACATCGCCTCGGTCGTGCCGGTCTGCGGAGCCAAGGACATCCCGGCCTGGATCCACCCCGAGGACCGCTACATGATGGCCGACCCGGCCCGCGGCCTCGGGCGCTCGCTGGGCCAGCAGATCATGGGCTCGATCACGGTCGGCGAGCCGGACGACGTCCGCGAGCTGAAGGACGGCAGCGTCCTGGAGCTCGCGGGCCTGGAGCTCACCGTCGACCACGCGCCCGGCCATACCAAGGGGTCGGTGACCTTCCGGACGCCCTCGCAGGACGACATCCCACCGGTGCTGTTCTCGGGCGACCTGCTGTTCGCCGGCTCCATCGGGCGCACGGACCTCCCGGGCGGGGACAGCGCGGCGATCATGCGGTCGCTGGCCCGGGTGTGCCTGCCCCTCGACGACGCGACCGTGGTCCTCTCCGGCCACGGCTCCCAGACCACCATCGGCCGAGAGCGCGCCTCCAACCCCTACCTCCAGCAGGCGGCGGGAGCGCAGAGCGCTCCGGCCTTCCCGCGACGAGGAATGTGA